The genomic stretch ACTCTGATCTCTCCAAATTCCTTTCCAGTAAACCAAAGGAGCCAAGTGTACGTTCTATTCTATGTTTCTACAAGGATGAGAGTGTTGTTCTGAGTCGTAAAGAAATCTCCCGGATCCATAAATGGTTCAAGTTGCTCAGGGTTCTGGAGTGCAGGAACGTCAATTTCACCAGATTTCCCAACAAGTTGAATAGGCTTATCCATTTGAGGTACATCTCACTATCTTGTGGTGAGATTTCCGAAATCCCCGAAAGCATAGCTACGCTATGCTACCTAGAAACTTTGGTGGTGGACACTCGGGCGTCTTCTCTTCTATTCAAAGCTAATACATGGAGGATGTTTAAGCTTCAGCATTTGGTGACAAAAGCAGCCATTGTTTTAGCCGTATCAGAAAGTGTAGTGTCCAAATATTTTCGGACACTGACTAGATTGACACCTTCATGTTGCACCAAGGAAGTGTTCCGAGTCGCCCCTAACCTAAAGACATTGGGGATTCGAGGGCACTTAGCCACTCTTGCAGAACCCGGATCCATAAAGGAACTGAACCATCTTGAAAAGTTGAAGCTGATAAATGAATCTGCAGTTGATTGTCAGTTGAATCTTAACTGCATCCCACGAACTCTCTGGAGTCTCACACTTTCAGGTACACACTTGAAATGGGAGTGCATGTCTGAATTGGGAATGATTGATTGCCTCAAGACCCTTAAGTTGAAAAACAATGCAATCACTGGAGAGTCCTTGACTAGTACACGTGCTGATGGTTTTGGTCGTCTAAGCTTCTTGCTGATCGACACCACGGATTTAGTCTCCTGGGAAGCCTTACCTGATTGTCTTCCTAGTCTTGAGCATCTTGTGCTTAAAAACTGTGACAAACTCCAGAAAGTTCCATCATCTCTAGAGAAATGCCTCGCCATATCTGATGTAGGGAACATACCTAGTGTGGCCCTAAGCCCAACAACAGCACCACGGCCACCAAGTCCAATCTAGCATGACCCAAGCCACGACATGAGCCCATAGTGACATCAAGGCCGAGACGTATTTGGAGCTCGGCCCGCCAAGTTCCACGATTATGACAGAGTCATGATCATGTTTATATTCATGATTTGTTTTACGTATCTTTTATCGAGTCTTCATTTTATTAAGTAATGTATCGATTGAAGTTTATAAGTTCTCTCTTGGGTTTTCTTTGTCGGTTCTCTTTCCCGAGTCAACTTAAGAGGTTCGAACCAGCCTAggaattaatataaatagtcTTTATTTATCAAATTTAGCATAGTGCTGAATGTTTTAAGTTACTGCATGTTCTTCCAATTTTGCAGTGTGACCGAATTGTCAGCACATTAATGCTTTGCTAAATCGTTTTCTCTGAGTTTCCTTGTAAAAGAAGAGGGGTCATGAAACTCCTCTGGTTTTGGAAGGACTAATACTCCGGTAAGGATCTCCTCGTCCACTTTTGCTCCTTAACTCTTGTTTCACCTCTCacaatagaataaaataatattataattatgatcaattttaataaatgatggtattattttattctattgtGAGAGGTGGAACAGGAATATAGGAGAAAAAGTGGATTAGAAGATCCTTACCGCTAATACTCTGCTtcacaagaaaatgaaattaaaatacaagTTGCTtcaaacataatttttttttcataattcaCATCAAATGCATCCTAAACTGTTGGATATTTGGGCGGTGTACTATTATTTGGGTTGTGTTTAAATGAAGGCCTTGATGGATTTGGGCTGGTAGTTGCCCTAGCCCAATGCTCGGTTGATATACCCTCATGTCTCTCCCTCTGCCTCTTGACATTCGaaactctccctctctctctactctcttAACTGTTGAAATCATCTCTGCTCTCTCTTCTTCACCGATGAGTCTGCGGTTGTTTCTCTGTGATCTTTCACGGTTATTTGAGTGATTGATCTTGTGTGAATATTGGAGAAAGAAACTGCTTCGGTTGCTATGGTGTTGGTGAGAACTAGGGTTTTGTGTAGAACTAGGGTTTTGTGTGTGAGGTTCTGTGTGAGTCTGTGTTCGAGAGGTTTCAGATCTGGTATGGTGGAGTCGGTTGGTGTTGATATCTGTGGTGGAGGTGAATCACCGGTGGATTCAACGTTGCTCCCTTGGATCTGATTTCTGAGGAATAGATTTGTACTATTGGCTGGTGGCTGAGCCATTGCCAAGATCTATTCGGTTTCTTGTGTTTCTTGTGTTTCTTGTTTACTTGTGTGCATTACTCGTTAGATCCGAGAGGATCCTTTGTTGGTTTGCTCACACGTTTATTGAGTGTGCAGGTTTCCTAGTGATCCAGTAGCATCCTGTCAAGGAGTGCTAGGATTACTTGTGTATAGCTAGATATTGTAATAGCTAGTTTCTTTGTAAATCAGCCGCGTGAGTGAGAGTTTGGCTGAGCTCTCTTGTAGAAGAACAAAAaggtctcggtaaatagtgaatcTGGACTTGTCTGATCCCTACATAAACAATAtagaaaattcaaaattgtCACCTACCTCGTCTAGGAAGTACAATAAAACCTTATGCTTTGAAGATACAACACCACCATTTATTTGCAATCAACTATAACATTCAAACAAGACAAATTGAACAACTGAGACATCACGTTGATCCATCTACTTCAACTCTAGTTTGGCTCTGATGTAGCCCTTTGAAATCTGGAAATGATCTGTCATTCCAAAATGTGCCATCAAAAGCCATACATGAGTGAGGAGCTCTCCTCCTTGACTCAACTTATCAGCATGATCACTCCAACTACATTGCGCCGCTGCAAACAGTAACATATCAAGCCAAGCTTGAGTTACTATTTCCCATGTGTTTTGCCTTTTCAGATAGTCAGCAAGTCGACAAGCATCGAAAAGGAGAGATTTGCTTCTGTCTCCTTTCACATCAGACGGTCTGAACTTAACCTTCTTTGCAGATAACATCTTACAAGCAACCTCCCTTAATCTCCTCTGATTATCGAAGAATTCAATGGTTTCAGCACACGTGTCTTGGAAACGGATCTGTCCTATCCCACTGGGGAGCATGAAAGGGAAGGCGATCAGCAAATGCAGCATGTAATTAGATAACAAGATGCAGTCTTTACTGACTCCTTCTGCAGTTTGACTACAGATATCTGTAGCCATGTGCCATATGAGAATACGTTGATCAAACTCTATCTCATCGTTCAGGTCGAAACATTTCGCAGCTTTCAAAGTATCGTTGGACCAAAAACTGTCCACCTTTATGCGTCCACCTCTCACAGCTCTTTCTTTGATCGTTTTAAAGATCTGTTCTTTTAAGCCCGGTTCGACGGACTTGCTCTCAAAACGAAAGATCACATCCAGAGATTGACGGATGTACAAATTCTGGTACTTGATGTAAGCAATACAACGGTCGATCTTCTCAGGATACCGGTTGACTTTAGTCGCGCGCTTTGGCGTATATCTGATGCAATGGTCAATAATGTTGTATTGTCCCACCAAATTCGACCATCTGTGTCTTGCCGGAACCAAACGAAAGCGGTAGAGTAGTGATATGAATCTGGGTAATTTTTCTTTAGGCCTTGTTGTCAAGTCTGATCCCGACCAGATCATCATTTTGTCTGACAAAAAAAGCACCAGAATTGCATACATCTCCAGAAAAATAGCACCCACCAGCAGGACAAAAGTGATGATCACCTCCGTTTCTGGGTAATTGTTtttgaggaagaggaagagcaCGAATGTAACAACGGTGGCTGAGCAGCTGACGACACGGCATAAGAATCCTTTCTTAGAGAAGAGCATAAACGACTTAGTGTAGAACAAGTCGTATACCAACCCCAGTTCAATCTCAACTATGTCGAAGGCTTGTTTACTACTCAAATTCGTGAAGTACGAAACGCTCTCTTCGCGGTCTTGGAAGCTCAGAATCAAGTCCGCGAAAAGCTTCTTGAATGTTCCGAAAAATTCATTGGCCATCGCCAAGACGTCGCAATCGACGTCTTCGCGAGCCTCGTGAGTCGATGATGGGACGCCGGGGACTAAATTCCCAAGTTCGACTCTGTATCCCTCTTCCTCTCTAGAAGTCGCCTCGTCCACGAATTTGGCGTAGTTTGGCCCCGGATCCGGCCGAGAAATCAGCGAGTCACGGTACCTGGTACATTTGATCAGAATATTGGTCTCTGTGAATTTGGTCATTCATATAAATATAACTCCTTAATTGATTTTCAGAATATTTAGTCAATTCATAAATATTGAGGGGGaactaataagaaaaaaaaaatttaaaaaaaaattaaaaaaaaaaacaaaaaacccaAATTCTAGTATGCTAGATCTCAATTCGAATTAAATCTCccgaaaaatacaattaaaatgGAGAAATTTAGATGAGATGGAACAAATATCCGTATGATTACCGGTTCTTACTCGCGTTGTAGAGAACCAGACTCCTCTCCCCGTACTTGACAACTCCGGCGGCGAAGATCGCGAGCCATAGGAAATTCAGAGGCACGCGCGTGAAAGAGCGGACGTAGACGTAGATGGAGACGACGACTTGGCTGATGAGGCTGAGGAGGTGGCGGGACCAGAGCTCGTTGTCGGCCAGGGCGTAGGCGGTGATGGTGTCGGGCCCGCCGAGGTGCATCAGGAGGAAAGGCGCCCAGAATACGGTGATGGTGTGCTTTGCCTCGACGGAATTCTTATCGGAATCGCCTTCGGCTTGGGAGAGGACGCCGAGGGCGAGGGTGGCGACGGAGTCGGCGGCGAGGTAGCAGAACCAGAGGATCGGGGCGACCCACTTGTTTCGGGTGTATTTTCTTCTGTTTCCGGTGAAGATGAGGACGAATTGGAAGAAGAGGCTGAGGAGGACAAGCAGGCGGAGCTCCACCGCGTTCCAGATTTTCTGCATTCTGTTGGAGAGAATCGGCGTGATGTCCATGATGCCGGAGAGATGTTTGATGAAATGTTTGAGTTAGAAGATGGAGGGTTATCTGTgaagaggtagagattcagtcATTCAGATACTCTGCTGGAGTTTGCAATAGATTTCGGATTTCCTAGTCAATAGAAGTcttctctattttaattttagtttcttTTTGTGAAACACAcattttagagcatccgcagcggtgagcagcggctcgtccgtccgtccgtccaTGCCAGCGGCGCAGCACCGTctgctcgccgctgcgctcttgccactggcgcggcgctgctcttAGCCAAGAGCACGCCCGTgacagcgagcagctgacgtagCGGCTCCTGGTTGACCAACAACATTTCcattggaaattcatttttaaaaaaaataaaaaataataccaaaaattttaaaaatatatattttcatattcccaaaaatatggcttttttaccgtttttctggaatttttttaattttttttattcccaaaatcatttataaatacacacattcatcatctatttttcacatcaaatcatctcacattcatctctcattcatattttttcatacaacttatctatatcttcatctctcactcaaaccctctcaaatgaatttcatcaatctcattgcggaagcggagcacgaagaacaagaatactatgaacaatatccaCAAAATCTGGGTTACCGGAGACTGAAAAAGAGTAAACAGTGACAGCTAATGGTTCTTGaaactattaaataaaatacttcCCTCCatccctaaagaatatgcactttgggttcggctcgactttaactatttattatcatttgtacaaaacgagtgcagaaaattaaatgtgacagttaatgcgggacggaggtagtattaaaACTCGCGTCgaatccaaagtgcatatttttttggatggagggagtaatactacGTGAGtgtgaataagttagtggaatgcaagGTCTAtaccaaaattagtaaaaagtaAGTATAACAGGTATTAGCATTGGACTAAATATTACTGGCCAATTAGAACCCAGAGTAACAtaaaaatccacaaaataaatAGATTTATGCCCTTTTGGGAAATTTTAAGAACACAATATACCCATttagaaattttattttttgaatcaCATAATTTCTGcaggcatttcatcaaacagttCATCGCCGGTGttaccttggttcgccatatagAATTAACTGAATTTTACTCTTAtctacattttttttatgttaatttGTTAATCACAATATATAAACTCATATTATGCTTTTTGTCGGCCTTATATTACCTCTAACTTGTGACAATCTGAACATGTTACCGAGCAAGCAAACATTACAGCATGGAATAATGTTTGGGTGGGAATTATTGAAGAGCAGATTACAACAAAGAAGACAATCTAAAAGCATACAAGTTTAGAAAAATGCACAAGCTCACCGGTTAAGCCCTTCAATATTTAATCTCTTGGCCCAATAAGAATCCCAATGCTATGTTATACACAACACATGTCAATGGGCTAAGAGAAACACAGCCCAATAAGGGCCCAAGTTGATATATGCccttttgatttttcttttttaaataaaattaagccACTTACAAAATGCATATTTTGAGTCGCATAATTTTTGGCAGGCTTTTCATCAAACAGTCCATCTGTGTAAAATAAAAGGCCGGAGTTTGTGATATTGCCGGTGTTACTTTGGTTTTCTATACAGAATTAACTGAATTTTCTATAGGaatgttcggtttgcaagattgtatttcaggattaaatatgtagtgtatttggttcatgagattcaatctcaaaACTCAATCTTAGACGAATAATTGGTCATAGCTAACTTcctctaactaaaataatctcaaaactcaaatcTTTGTATCTCGTTTTGTAAAACACTGATAGAAATGAGATTTTATCAAATGTATTTAGAGAATGACTCAAACTTTAGTAGTATTGCTTTAATTCCACGTATAACATAATGAAAATCGTCTAAAAAGtgtctttaattaattaaagataattACTATATTGGACCATATTAAAATGTTCAAACTTCAGAATCCTTCAACATTATGATAGtgtgatttatatatttattactaGAATTGGAATATTTAAACCATAAAGTTCaaacaaatttcataattaagtCATTTAATCATGAAGTTTGAGCAAATCCTAGTATGTCCTActatcattaaaattaaaatattaaattacaaaaattcaatatattttttttatcaaatatcCCTATGTATAATTAATGTTCAAAACCAATTTTGCTTATTTGTTGGCAGATTATTCGATACTTGGCTGAAGACACCAAGATCGACAAGAAATCAAAGAATTCGAAATGGGAAACTCCAATAAAAATCCTGAAGCAGCGCATCTCCTATTCGGGATCCGACCACGAAACGGACGAAATCAAACGGTATGGCTGACACGGAAGCGCGACTCCATCATGGTGGTGGCGATCAGGCGTTCCAGGCCGTTGTCAGCCCCACCGGCGGAGTGTGGCAGGAGGACACTCCTTCCCACAAGGCCGGGGAGGCGGTGATAGCCTACAAAGACCCTCGCAGTTACCGCAACTTCATACGCTCCAACACGGTGGCATTTGTGACGTCATACTGCTGCTCATCATTGGCTTACCCTTCAAGTACAAATTCTTCATGTGGGCCCTCGTGCTCATCGTCTGGATCTCCGTCACCTATGGAATTTCAATTATGGTAGCAGCTCCTCATGCCCAGAAGGGATCCCTCAGCCGTGTAATCCAGCTTGCCATCGCTGCCTGGGTCGGTCTCATGACAGTTTTGCTTGTCGCCAACATTATCCGCCAACTTTGAGGAATGCCGGACATAAATTTCCGTTTGCGGGAACTAGAGTTGTCAAACGGGTGAGATTGTCACAGCCCGGCCCAAGCCCACTCAGTCCCGGCCAACTTGAGGCTAGACTTGACTTAGGATCATGACTGAAGCGGGCTGGGCTGGGCTAGGCTCgatatttaataaatctagatGAAACGAgttggaaatttatttttatgtatttattaaaaaaaatcatgtatattaataattttatgcaaaatatttaaatgatcttctattttcatttatggTTAATATATAGTGGTATAATTGTTTATGATTTTAGAATTACATCAAATGCTATACAATtatgaagtttttaattttttttattataattttgtttGAGAAAAATGAATTGGAAGAATAAGGAATTTGGAAATATATAATTAGATAGAAATATTTAGGATatataaacataattaaaattaattcagATATAGGTTGATTGTAGTCAGTGGATCTTGTTTGTATACTCTTGGCATTGGGCCTGGGCTAGCTGAGGTTTTTATTGGGTCTGGGTTGAGTTAATTAGGAAATCGTCTAATTGAAGTCTTTTTCAATCGATGAGTCAAGTTTAAGCCCGCTTTGTTTGAATATTGGGCCAACGAACCTTAATCAAAATGGGTTGAGCCAACCGATCCACTTGATAAGTCTATTGGTTCTCGATTAGTTATTTAGCTCGCCTTCAGTTGTTTGacgacaaactaaaaaggaaattgatACATTTGGTCAGTCcgataaaaatagaaactttttctAATTTGGTCTGTCTTAAGTATAAAAATAgtccaattttatttttagtatcttctttctcttttaagGCATGCCCCatttttcactaaaaaaattccaatacttttttctttctaattctcttttactttactaattatgtcGTCCCAAAaatctctatttttatgggatggaatGAGTATGATACAAAACACAAGCTAATGGGCGAAGAGGAATACGGCCCAATAAGAATCCAAAGATAAGTAACGTTAATGGGCCTAGAGTACATAAAGatccacaaaataaaataagtagcTATATTCCCTTTTGcaaattttagaaataaattataCCCATTAACAAAATGCATAAGAAGCTTTGTGATCTCATTTTCTTAGTCAAATACTACTGATTTCAATAGGCATATGATATCATCAAACAGTTCATCTTCGACAAA from Salvia splendens isolate huo1 chromosome 4, SspV2, whole genome shotgun sequence encodes the following:
- the LOC121798541 gene encoding uncharacterized protein LOC121798541, translating into MDITPILSNRMQKIWNAVELRLLVLLSLFFQFVLIFTGNRRKYTRNKWVAPILWFCYLAADSVATLALGVLSQAEGDSDKNSVEAKHTITVFWAPFLLMHLGGPDTITAYALADNELWSRHLLSLISQVVVSIYVYVRSFTRVPLNFLWLAIFAAGVVKYGERSLVLYNASKNRYRDSLISRPDPGPNYAKFVDEATSREEEGYRVELGNLVPGVPSSTHEAREDVDCDVLAMANEFFGTFKKLFADLILSFQDREESVSYFTNLSSKQAFDIVEIELGLVYDLFYTKSFMLFSKKGFLCRVVSCSATVVTFVLFLFLKNNYPETEVIITFVLLVGAIFLEMYAILVLFLSDKMMIWSGSDLTTRPKEKLPRFISLLYRFRLVPARHRWSNLVGQYNIIDHCIRYTPKRATKVNRYPEKIDRCIAYIKYQNLYIRQSLDVIFRFESKSVEPGLKEQIFKTIKERAVRGGRIKVDSFWSNDTLKAAKCFDLNDEIEFDQRILIWHMATDICSQTAEGVSKDCILLSNYMLHLLIAFPFMLPSGIGQIRFQDTCAETIEFFDNQRRLREVACKMLSAKKVKFRPSDVKGDRSKSLLFDACRLADYLKRQNTWEIVTQAWLDMLLFAAAQCSWSDHADKLSQGGELLTHVWLLMAHFGMTDHFQISKGYIRAKLELK